In Malus sylvestris chromosome 2, drMalSylv7.2, whole genome shotgun sequence, the genomic stretch AAAAGACAGATCAAATAGAAGCTTGTAGAACTGTGTCCATGCGCTGAATCTAAAATCAGATGATTGCATCCCTCCTTGCTTGTCATGCATAGACAATGCATCGACAACCCGCAATATATTATCTTTTTAATTTAGTGTTCCATATTTCTGTGAATTCTGGCCATGCTGCGTGTCTCATTTCATTCTCATTATTGATTTTCGTTGCATCCATTCTGAACCCAAAAAAACAATTGCAGGAACTGATGACGATTTTCCTCCATCACGCCAACATAGAGTTCCCAGAGGGGGTCGCGTTACAGGGAATGGAAGATCTGGTGGGGGTTCTGTCCCATATCCTAGGATGTATGGTGAAACTGACATGGAAGCACAAATTCACCAGCTTGAACGAGAAGCATACAGTTCAGTTTTAAGAGCCTTTAAAGCTCAAGCTGATGCCATTACTTGGGTACTTTTGTGATCTATTTTTTCATGGAtctaattttaatttgtttgatcagGTTTAAACGAGTGCTACATATATGTATTTTCTCAGGAAAAGGAAGGTCTGTTAACAAACCTTAGAAAGGAGTTGAGGTTATCAAATGAGGAGCACAAAGAACTTCTAGGACGGGTTAATGCAGCAGATGATGTCATAGAGAGGATAAGGTCTGATATATTGAAGTATCAAGATACAAACTTTTCGTTTAATTAAGAAATGGGACCTATTCATtagatttttttcttcttgtctttTAATGGGTACTGTGTTGGGCAATGCCCACAGGGACTGGAGACAGGCTGGTGGGGTTCAATCGGGCATGTTGAGTACTGTTCAAGCAGTGCATGATCCAATACCTAGTCCTACTGTCTCTGTATCACGCAAGAAACAGAAGATGACCCAATCAGTACATACGCAGTCCTTTGCTGGGCCAACACCACCATTTCATCCACAGGCAGTTACCACATCCCACCAGCCATCTTCGTCTACTGTAAAACGAGGATCTGTCCCAGCCCCAGCCTCAGGAGCTAAGGGCAAGAAACATAAACCTGTGAGTTGAATATggagtaaaacaaaaaaacaagtaTGCAggttatttattcacttatttatttgttttccttTGGTCACATTCTGTTAACAGGGTCAAATTTTGCCCGGTGCTTCTTCAATGAAGCAGTACCCTTCCTCGGGTCCAACAGGAAGGGGTCAAGTTTCGCATAGAGTTTCAATTGGTGACGTTGTAAATGAACCTGCTGAAGGAAAGACAAATGATTCCTTGATTGGGAGGAAAGTACGGACTAGGTGGCCCGACGACAACACCTTTTATGAAGCCATTATAAAAGATTACAATCAAGCAGAGGTATCTTTTGCTCTTACAAGTGTTCAAGGAGTTTGAAGTAATGTAAAGTCATGTACCTGACATTTGTTCATTTCTGAATTTTAGGGACGGCATCATCTAGTCTACGATATTAATTCGGCAAATGAAACATGGGAGTGGGTTAATTTATCAGAGGTATGCTTTGCAATGAAATTATATTGCTAACATATCGTTTTCATTACGTTGTGTTCTGCAAATTATGCATTGTAAAGCTATAAATACCAGAAGCTTATTTAAGTGGTAAGATGCTATGTTGGAAGCTGAATTGTCAACTCTTGAATATAAGTGACCACTTGAAGTTTGTTTCttcttgaaatttaaaatatatatatatatatatatatatatatatatatataaatgttataataCTGTACTTAGTGCTTAATGTTCTCTGTGTGTGTACTTCAAACATTCTGACACGACTTCCTAAAAATTTTCTTTAATGAATTTTTGTTGCTTCTTGCTTTCTACTCTTTGTTAACCAATGTTTTCTGAATTGTCCTATTTGTCCAATTGGGTGCTGTTAGCTGATTTATGCTACATAATTAATGCAACATGCTCCCAGTAGTATTTGCCTTTTGCTCCTACTAAGTAGCTTCTGTTCGTTCCGTTGCCACCATTACTAGATTCAAaaagtttgttaattttttggtgtgcAATCTGTGAAGTATAAAAGGTATCTGACAAGGGACATTGATGTGAACTGATAGGAGAGACAGAAAGGACAAACTATGGGTTTCAAGGGTCTATATATAATAGTTAGTCCAAACTCATTAAGTAAAGCCTTGTAATATTACAGGAACAGCTTAATTGTTACGAAATCATAATTAGGGCCCATTTGGGAGTGATTCTGGGAGGGAGGTGCTTCTCCCCGGAAGTCATTCTGGCCCTTCCAGATTCAGTCCCAAATGATCACTTAACCAAACAAGCACCACATAGTATTAACATCCCAACATTAaaagaaattatgaaattagaAGCGGGTGCAACTAAGCACCAATGAAAATGCTCATAGGATATCCAACTCACTCTAGCTATCACATTGAAATCCTTATCATGTATGCTTACAATATTTCAACGCCCATAATAACtatgaaaaagtaaaaaaagaaaaagcttGACAACTTAATCGACTGAATACTAACTCTATATTTTGTGGTTACAATACTAACACTATATTTGGTTCACACTTAATGGGAGAGAATGAACAGGGTTACATGAAGGAAACAGAAATTCATTTGGTTTTCATGTCCTGTTTCTGAACGATGACCGAGTGGATTTTTCTCACCCAATGATGATATATAAATTTTAGATGTTTtacatattttcttattttggCTTAATTCCTTGTGCAGATATCTCCAGAGGATATTCAATGGGTAGGTGAAGATCCTGGAATCTCTCATCGTGGGGGTTATAGTGGATCTGGTCATGGGATGAATAGATCTGTAGGCCGTGACAATGTTCCAGTTCCTGGAAGAGGTAGAGGGACCCCAAAGGGTCAAACAAGAAAAGATTTTCCGCCATCACAAAATGGCATTGGAAAGAAGGCTCCAGACAATATCCAGTTACTTCACACAGATACTTTAATTAAGGAGGTCAGTAAAAGCTGGTTAATCCATATGTAgtcaatatatttatttttattggcCCGATGGATGCTAAAGTTTTGTTAAATTTGAACAGGTAGAAAGggtctttggtgaaaaccatcCAGACTCTATTGAAATTGAGAAAGCAAAGAAAGTTTTGAAAGTAAGAAGGATAATcttagaaatatttttttttccttttgttccaTTTTCAAGTTTCATCACAAGTTTTTCGTTCTTATTTGACTTTGAGCAGGATCATGAACAAGCACTTATTGATGCAATTGCAAAGCTTGCTGATATTTCTGATGGTGAAAGCGGTAAATCATTGCTtatcttgttttgtttttcatagCTTACCTTGTTGCATATAAGCTTGTAATTTATTAGTGTCCACCAAGTCTGCTTATGCAGTTTCATATGAGCCCCCTATGAATTCCGCTTCATTTTACAGAAATTTGCATCAAACACAGAAGTGAggacttcatttttcttcaagAGTTTGTTTATGAATAATCTGGCACTTAATATATAATGTTCTGGAAATAGAATATACATATCTGAAATGTATGGATGGGAACAAATACTTTGGTGTGTATCATCTGTTTGTAGCTcaattatttttcagttaatAAATTATTTCAGAAGGCGTCTTCTGTATACATGTGAActtattttagttttatttcctCACTTGATGCCTCGTGTAGGACCTTTGCCTTTAAACAGCTGATGGTAGCCAACACACTTGTCGCACGAGCAACCAATGGAATTGAGAAGGATAGATGGCTGGTTTTAAAATCTGAAGCAGTCAGCAGTCAAAAGCGCATGAAAGACTGGAATAATAAGAAGGAAATGAGGGTGCGGAAGTGAAACAGAAATGGCTTGAAGTGAAGGCCTCCTTTTTGTACAATGTTATATCTTTTTATTATATAACTCGACACCCCAACATGTTAAAACTCTGGGGCTTGGGCCTTGCCACGATAGGTGTTAAGAGTTACTGCAGTCGGGCAATAATTCGTTATAAATAGTGGGCCGGCATTGTTAACCTAGGAAAGAGCTGATGCCTTTTGTAACATTGTTTCTAGTGTTGGTGTGCTGTCTTGTGTAAATTATTTTTACTGCCATTGCATACATATGAGATCATGtactctctcactctctatcGGTTCCGGTTCCGGTTCCGGTTCCAGTTCAACTCGAGGAGTCCCTCCCAAGTTTGTACTGATAACTCGAGAATATACGGAGATCCTGTTAACTTCAAAAAGGGAAAACACAGTGCAAATACTATTTTTGATTTATgcttcaaataaaattaaaaaaaaaaaaaaatctcttggCTTGGTGCCGCTTCTCTTTTCGATATCGGAAGAGGTTTGAAAGTTTCTCAAATCTCTCATGTTGTCCTCGTAAGATAAAAAGTTTCTAAACTCGTGTAAGAAGTGCATCAGATGCAAAGTTGGGGCATGTTTACTTGGTACAAATCAGAAGGAATGAATGTGCTATGAAAAATCTCACCTTGGTTTTGGATCATACCTTTATTTTTCCGATGTGCCCTACCCAAACTCAATGAGACTTTGTCTCGTTTTTCATTCCCTTGGTTGTTACTTGTTAGTAAACAAACACATGAATAAAATGATGCTCATATTCTACAAGTGCATTACTTGAAGTGAGCATGTTGAGGTTCATTGATTGCAATAGCCTATTCGTGAACTTAAGCGGGTTCACAAAAAGTTGTTCTAAAAACAAAGGAATCATTGTGGTCGCAGACTCGCGATCCATCCAAATTTGccaatacaaaattaaaatttcccACCCTTTAAAGGCAACTGCTAGGAGTTTGTAGCTCAAGTAGTTAAGAGCATTTACCTCTGCACCGATAAAGGGGCCCGTGAAGGGGAATTGGGTTATCCAACTTAATCCTATGTTTTCTGAAAGCAAAAGTTTGTCTTCGTTTCCTCTGATAAAAGCGCTTTAGCTTGGTTGCTTGCTTGTCACTCGATTGTTATTTTGCTGTTGAGCAATCACCTCCTCCCCTCATGCGTTTCGGTTTTTACATTTCTCGTAAACTTCTGTGAGTTGTGAGCAACCACATTTCTATGCACCCCATAAATTAGCAAAATTAGTTGGTCACGAAATAGTTGTGAATCGTTCACGTCGTACTAAAATTCGAATGTACATATTTCTCATAAACTTTCTACTTGTGGTATCAAGAAAATGGCCTCTTGCAGGTACTTATTCAACTCTTGCATTCAGACTTATCACGTGCTTGTTTTTAGAGAAAAACATCCTAGTAAGACCAGACGCTATTCAGTAACGAGATGTAAAAGTAGTTGCCGTCGAACTTCAGATGAAGAGAAATGTACCACAAGGAagcttaaaattctaattgctGGTGGGGGTATTGGTGGGTTAGTTTTGGCGTTGGCAGCAAAACGCCGAGGGTTTGAAGTGCAGGTGTTCGAGAAGGATCTGAGTGCAGTGAGAGGGGAGGGACAACACTGCGGTCCAATTCAACTTGTAAGTAGTGCTTTGGCAGTGCTGGAAGCCATTGATGAGAATGTTGCAAAGCAAATCATGGGTGCAGGTTGTGTTACTGGCAATAGGACCACTGGCTATGCCGACGGTCATTCAGGCGAATGGTAAGCTTGCCTTATATATGTTATATCTTCTGAGATGCTTATGTTATGCACTTACACACCTTCTGAGATGCTTATATATGTTATATCTATCTTTTCGTGTTGATTAGAGATAATTACACTTGCACATCTTCAGAGATGCTTATGTTATATCTGGTCATAAATATCATATCTTTAAATTTTGCTTCAGGATTACAAAGTTTGATCTTTCCTCCTCAGCTTTGAGTAAGGGCCTTCCCCTCACTATCATAATATGCAGGATGGCGCTGCAAGATATCTTAGTCAATGCAGTTGGGACTGAAATTGTGAGAAACAAATCCAAAGTGGTGGACTTCATTCAAGACCCAAGCAAGGTTGAATTATGTGACTAATCCAGTTTCTATTTCTTCCAACTTCTGCACAAATTGCCGGAAACCCTCACCTTGTTTCTGTTGATTATAACATAGGTTACAGCTATCCTTGAAGGCGGGGAACAATTTGATGGTGATGTTTTAGTAGGAGCTGATGGAATTTGGTCAACAGTAATCATCTCTTTTCTGAACCATTTCCAGTGTATCTGTTCTATCCACTTCTCAGCTGCCTAAACTGTTGTTTCTTTGTCACTCAGGTCCGTTCGAAATTGTTTGGGAGACAGGAAGCAAAATATTCGAGTTACGCATCCTACAGTGGAGTGACAAACTTTGTGCCACCATATATTGATAGCGTTGCGTAAGTAATAGATATGACTGGAAAATAGTGGTAACTAATTTATGCACACAAATGAGCAAGTAGCTGGCTTGTTTTAATTCACCAGTCTTGGCCTTGTTGGTTTGAAGGTACCGGATCTTCATCGGATTGAACCAGTGCTTTGTTGCAACAGATGTTGGGGGTGGGAAGGTACAATGGTTTGCCAATCATAGAGACCAGCCTATCAGCAATGAACCTCCTCAAGGAACACTCATCTCTCCCACTTTTCTCTGTATCTGACTCGAAATTATGCGTTGAATTTTGATTTGAtgattaaatttcaaattaCTACTCCTACAATCAAATTATGACGCCTTTAGATGCTGCAGGTAGAAAGAAGATGCTCCTGGAGATATTTGGTAATTGGTGTCCTGAAGTGGTTGCAATAATTCAGGAAACAGCAGAGTCCACAATTTTACGGCGAGCTATCTATGATAGAGACATGATTTACACCTGGGGAACCGGCCGTGTTACTCTGCTGGGTGATGCTGCTCATCCCATGCAGCCGAATCTAGGTCAAGGGGGTTGCATGGCAATTGAGGTACGTTATTGTttatgtaaattaatttaatccTTAGCATGCTGCATGTCAGAAAAATGGAAACAAGTTGAGATCTTTTTGAGCTCCCACGGGCTCATTACTCGGGTGATTTTGTGTGCAGGACTGTTACCAACTTATACATGAGCTTGATCAAGCTTCCAAAACTGAGTCAGATTTTCAAATATCGGATGAAATTGTCTTGGCACTAAGAAGGTAAATCGTAGCCGTAGGAAAACCCTGTCTCTAGCAAAGCAATCTCACTCCTAGTTTTAGGCTTGAGTATTGTTGAAATCTTccaaatttacaaaattttgtctaaaTTGAAAGATCTTCAAAACTCACTTGTAAGTTTTGCGTTCATGATGACGATGGTGAAGATCAGATATGTAAAGAAAAGAATGTGGCGTGTTGGCATAGTGCACGCAGCCTCCCGAATGGCATCAAGAATGCTTGAAAGTTACCAACCTTACATAAAGTTTCGAACCGGTCCTGTGGCTGTAAGTTTTCCCCAACTAGTTACCTGCTTCAACCTCCTGAAAGGTTTTCCTAATTTTCATTTAATGAAATATAAAGTAATTTAAATGTAACTGATTTCATTTTGTTCTTGTGGTTGCAGCATCTACTGACTCGGCAGATAACACACCCTGCAATTCCTCCATTTCGTgcatttcttcaattttttatgcCAAAGTTTATGGCTTGGATGATAGCAGGGGATGGGTAAACGTAGAAATCTATCTCAAAATTTATGTGCGCGCGCatgtttatgtgtgtgtgtgtgtgtgtgtgtgtgtatcaccATAGCTTCTCAACATCATAACCTCCTTAGTTAAGGACCTTCCACAGTTCCACTGAGACAGTGTGAAAATgctacaaatttaatttattgcaaaacttgagGAAGCGGAAACAGATAGCAAACTTATATCATTCATGTTGCTCTTGTTGGTGCAGGTTATTTCTCAAAGGGGAGAGAACTGAATGCAAAGTGCAGGATAAGTAGCAAACTTATGCCATTTGCCGAAGCGCTCAAATATCATCTACCCTCTTTGGATCTACTTGGGCGACGATTTAAACCTGTTCCCACCACTAAAAGATTTCGGTGGGTTCTATAAATAAACATCAATTGAGACGGTGAAAAGCAAGTCCAAGGCTATCATATCACTATTCGTAATATTcacataaaaacataaattcGAGTTTAGAATTTATACAACCTCCTTAAACGTGTACATCACAATCGACACCCACAAAAATCATGTCCTACATATTTAAAGAGGAGGTTTTTCTTGTTAAATAAACAACATCCAGCTTGCTCCATGACGTTTTTAGCCTCTCTCCATAACGTTTTTGTAGGAACTGGAACCCCTCCGGATCCAAAAAGATCTGAGCCCATTAATCAATGCGtccggaccattgaaatttgatttaacagctacaattattataacattCAGAGGGGCCTCCTGTTCgtagtcgtttgatcaaattttaatagctCGAATGAATGATTGGTGTGCTCAGATCCCTTGGATCCGGAGGGAATCCAGTTCCGTTTTTATATAGTGATCGTGTCACAATTGGGAGAGGGTGTGAGCCATAGGCCCATAAGAGCATCTTGCCGGTCCCTTTTTTGCCCTTGCAATTAGGTTGAATTGCCTCCAACCCAAAAAAGTTGCCTTTTCAGCTGAGCTTGCTTCCTTTGCTTGGGCTTGAGCCCTATTGCTACAGTAATTGCCACTGTGTGGCCCATCCAATTGCATAGTCCAAAGCAGCTGCCACTTTATTCTATGCTCTCTTTCTAACGGTCGTTTAAATTAGGCCACTGGATTTTTaacgggaaaaaaaaaaaacgaaaactaacgaaaagttcaaaaaaacttatgttttaatgaaaagtcttttttaaaggtatagtaaatagtaccagagaaagatataaatgtggtttttcattaaaagtgaatagtactaaaagtgttttgttaaaactccctaaaaaaATGCAACTTTTTCTGCAGCTTCCATGGAGTCAGATTTGGGCCATCCAAcgataataattttaaaaatcaatAGGTAGGATTATTTTAAAgttaaaattctcaaaaataaataaataaacagtaAATACCCAACATATTCTTCATTCTCCACACCACAACTCAGTATTTACTATTTAGTTTTACTACAATGTCCGATATTTATTTGCTACCTCCCAAgaaaacataaagaaaaaaaataaaaaatatacatgTGAAAGTAATTGCCTTAGCCCTTGGCGTCCCTCTTCCCCAACAATTGGACTTGCCCAAAGACAATTATTATTTCCTTGTCCTTGTCCTTGACCTTGACTTGTCCTCCTAAAAACGGATGGAGATGCACTAAGCAAAGTACGATGCATGTGCACCTTAAGCTATTTTAGGGAACAACTTGTCTTTAGAAAACATAAAATGGTTTTCCTTCTATCTGAATCCGTTCATGGTAATTGACAGTCTTTTATGATCAAacttgtatttttgtttttggtcaaCAATGGCGGTATCTTCTCTGTATCTTAATTCATGTCATCAAATTCTTGGTTTTATAAGATGTAAAACTAGTAGGTTAGATCAAACTTCAGAAGAAGGGAAGGGTGGCAAAAGGATGCTTAAAATTCTGATCGCCGCAGGGGCGCTGGGGGCTAGTTTCGGCATTGGCAGCAAAACGCCGAGGACTCCAAGTGCAGGTGTTTGAGAAAGACCTGAGTTCGGTGAGAGGGGAGGGGAAACACCGTGGACCAATTCAACTTGCGAGTAGTGCACTGGCAGTGCTGGAAACCATTGACGAGGATGTCGCAAACAAATCATGGAAGCAACCTGTGTTCCTCGCCCATTTCTACGATTTTGTTTGCCCGAATTTTTGACTTGGATGATAACACGACATGGGTAAGGGAACATAAAGACAACAGAAATCTGTTTCGATTCATTTTCACAGTTCAGTTCTATGAGCATCCCTCATTTAGGCATCCTCCGCTCTCAAAGGGAGAGAAAAGGATACAAATAGCAGAATAAATCACAAACTTCAATCACTTCATGAGTGGCCATTATTTTTCTTTCCGGTAATTTCGTTCCTACTTGTGAGAGAGATGTCATCAGCGAAGTTTTAAATTCTCTAACGGAAGCAGGGGTTACGACAAAGGAAAGGAGATTAACAGAAACAAGAAAACTATCACTGATCAAGAACAGAGTCTTTCTAATTTGACACCGTACACGATTATTTCTGGGGTTAATTCTACACAAGTACTTTTGTACATTATATTACATACGCTTGTAATGGATATTTTGACACAAAACAGCGATTGTACTACAAAAACCATAAATCGTTCAAGCATACACTTGAAATATATcgaccaaaacaaaaaccctaGGGATTAGTGATCAGGGAGTACTATCTGC encodes the following:
- the LOC126598364 gene encoding protein EMSY-LIKE 3-like isoform X1, which gives rise to MDYEPYDSSGTDDDFPPSRQHRVPRGGRVTGNGRSGGGSVPYPRMYGETDMEAQIHQLEREAYSSVLRAFKAQADAITWEKEGLLTNLRKELRLSNEEHKELLGRVNAADDVIERIRDWRQAGGVQSGMLSTVQAVHDPIPSPTVSVSRKKQKMTQSVHTQSFAGPTPPFHPQAVTTSHQPSSSTVKRGSVPAPASGAKGKKHKPGQILPGASSMKQYPSSGPTGRGQVSHRVSIGDVVNEPAEGKTNDSLIGRKVRTRWPDDNTFYEAIIKDYNQAEGRHHLVYDINSANETWEWVNLSEISPEDIQWVGEDPGISHRGGYSGSGHGMNRSVGRDNVPVPGRGRGTPKGQTRKDFPPSQNGIGKKAPDNIQLLHTDTLIKEVERVFGENHPDSIEIEKAKKVLKDHEQALIDAIAKLADISDGESGPLPLNS
- the LOC126598364 gene encoding protein EMSY-LIKE 3-like isoform X2; this encodes MDYEPYDSSGTDDDFPPSRQHRVPRGGRVTGNGRSGGGSVPYPRMYGETDMEAQIHQLEREAYSSVLRAFKAQADAITWEKEGLLTNLRKELRLSNEEHKELLGRVNAADDVIERIRDWRQAGGVQSGMLSTVQAVHDPIPSPTVSVSRKKQKMTQSVHTQSFAGPTPPFHPQAVTTSHQPSSSTVKRGSVPAPASGAKGKKHKPYPSSGPTGRGQVSHRVSIGDVVNEPAEGKTNDSLIGRKVRTRWPDDNTFYEAIIKDYNQAEGRHHLVYDINSANETWEWVNLSEISPEDIQWVGEDPGISHRGGYSGSGHGMNRSVGRDNVPVPGRGRGTPKGQTRKDFPPSQNGIGKKAPDNIQLLHTDTLIKEVERVFGENHPDSIEIEKAKKVLKDHEQALIDAIAKLADISDGESGPLPLNS
- the LOC126598320 gene encoding zeaxanthin epoxidase, chloroplastic-like, whose amino-acid sequence is MASCRYLFNSCIQTYHVLVFREKHPSKTRRYSVTRCKSSCRRTSDEEKCTTRKLKILIAGGGIGGLVLALAAKRRGFEVQVFEKDLSAVRGEGQHCGPIQLVSSALAVLEAIDENVAKQIMGAGCVTGNRTTGYADGHSGEWITKFDLSSSALSKGLPLTIIICRMALQDILVNAVGTEIVRNKSKVVDFIQDPSKVTAILEGGEQFDGDVLVGADGIWSTVRSKLFGRQEAKYSSYASYSGVTNFVPPYIDSVAYRIFIGLNQCFVATDVGGGKVQWFANHRDQPISNEPPQGTLISPTFLCRKKMLLEIFGNWCPEVVAIIQETAESTILRRAIYDRDMIYTWGTGRVTLLGDAAHPMQPNLGQGGCMAIEDCYQLIHELDQASKTESDFQISDEIVLALRRYVKKRMWRVGIVHAASRMASRMLESYQPYIKFRTGPVAHLLTRQITHPAIPPFRAFLQFFMPKFMAWMIAGDGLFLKGERTECKVQDK